One genomic segment of Brachionichthys hirsutus isolate HB-005 chromosome 13, CSIRO-AGI_Bhir_v1, whole genome shotgun sequence includes these proteins:
- the si:ch211-13c6.2 gene encoding uncharacterized protein si:ch211-13c6.2 — MVYHVIGRKHRQNYMEAKRPDLVTWDKQNIINQAGKIIRARSEMIERQDGRGSPVLMKKSGMMGRCNNSGVPPWQDQYSDRNIPPSFTKFDGNETETSHIPLLMNFHQVRSSLLAEEPHVARDQQTRREEDAPGYVHATQSRSEYKESEKQTQDYMDPDHHRTYDEEPQRRVVLEPGGASRYNSSPARREECYPKGAPAYTRAYPERGPAQYRPPQPLYQGSDNPRRSLERESGRHDGLKRAAMRGSSEPESKRRSFLSPMASDALSDHFIHIRDYGHKGTSPRREEVVGPSREGQMDVTRSVSDIPEPFRHFLEGASRGEGFAKGRRKSRFSDATAEEVKSAKDMFSDGFEPPNSKVRNYPRPFDEALSPEIRGIQHPDIYSESHGPNHSESYQRGVSESEDVFDILKNVEIENAEEAGFLKNKLCDLLKEFKAKKSEKAAQNIKDYNNMGPASDLPLRQQYEMTLREDMDFRRPEGLSFQENHRKRAWTPEEQIPDKRLQEFHRPAHEESREPKSNRSCFAAIFGRSEMSPPSPRPDEPLHFPERFQESMHSRPMEGFLDSRISSSPLNMERRSRWDGGPGRSNSLDKITSTLLELVSRK, encoded by the exons ATGGTCTATCACGTGATCGGACGAAAACATCGGCAGAACTACATG gaAGCAAAGCGGCCAGATTTGGTGACCTGGGATAAACAAAATATAATCAACCAAGCAGGAAAGATCATAAGAGCCAGATCGGAGATGATAGAGAGACAGGATGGGCGAGGAAGTCCAGTG TTGATGAAGAAAAGTGGGATGATGGGAAGATGTAACAACTCGGGAG TTCCCCCGTGGCAGGATCAATATAGTGACCGAAATATCCCGCCAAGTTTCACCAAATTCGACGGCAACGAAactgaaacatcacacatcccACTTTTGATGAATTTCCACCAGGTGAGGTCCTCGCTCCTCGCCGAAGAACCTCACGTGGCCCGAGATCAACAGACACGCCGAGAGGAGGACGCTCCGGGCTATGTCCACGCCACACAAAGCCGAAGCGAATACAAGGAAAGTGAGAAGCAAACGCAAGATTATATGGACCCTGATCATCATAGGACGTATGACGAAGAGCCACAAAGGAGAGTTGTACTTGAGCCTGGTGGTGCGTCCAGGTATAACTCAAGCCCGGCTCGGCGTGAAGAGTGTTACCCTAAAGGGGCTCCTGCTTACACAAGAGCCTACCCAGAACGCGGTCCTGCTCAGTATCGGCCCCCGCAGCCCTTGTACCAAGGAAGTGATAACCCTCGACGGTCCCTGGAGAGGGAATCTGGAAGACACGATGGTTTGAAAAGAGCTGCCATGCGGGGATCAAGTGAACCAGAGTCAAAGAGGAGGAGCTTCCTCTCACCAATGGCGAGCGACGCATTAAGTGATCACTTCATTCATATCAGAGATTATGGCCACAAAGGGACAAGTCCTCGTCGGGAAGAGGTAGTCGGGCCAAGCAGAGAAGGACAAATGGACGTGACCAGGTCCGTATCGGACATCCCAGAGCCATTCAGGCATTTTCTGGAAGGCGCCTCTCGTGGCGAGGGGTTCGCTAAAGGAAGACGAAAGAGTCGCTTCTCTGATGCCACCGCAGAGGAGGTCAAATCGGCAAAGGACAT GTTCAGTGACGGGTTTGAACCTCCAAATTCAAAGGTTCGCAATTATCCGAGACCATTTGATGAAGCGTTGAGCCCTGAGATCCGTGGAATTCAACATCCTGACATTTACTCAGAGTCACAT gGCCCAAATCACAGTGAAAGTTACCAAAGAGGTGTCTCCGAATCCGAGGATGTCTTTGATATTCTG AAAAATGTTGAAATTGAGAATGCAGAAGAGGCTGGCTTCCTGAAAAATAAACTTTGTGATCTTCTGAAAGAATTCAAGGCCAAAAAATCTGAGAAGGCAGCG caAAATATCAAAGACTACAACAACATGGGTCCAGCATCAGACCTGCCTCTCAGACAGCAGTATGAGATGACCCTCAGAGAAGATATGGACTTCAGACGACCAGAAGGCCTCTCTTTTCAAGAAAATCACAGGAAGAGAGCCTGGACGCCGGAGGAACAGATCCCTGACAAGCGGCTGCAAGAATTCCACCGTCCTGCACATGAAGAAAGCAGAGAGCCAAAGTCCAACCGAAGCTGTTTTGCTG cgatTTTTGGGCGTTCTGAAATGTCGCCACCTTCTCCCCGTCCTGATGAGCCGTTACATTTCCCTGAAAGGTTTCAGGAATCCATGCACTCTAGACCAATGGAAGGCTTTTTGGATTCCCGCATTTCCTCGTCTCCCCTTAACATGGAACGCAGATCCAGGTGGGACGGGGGCCCAGGGCGTTCCAACAGCCTGGACAAAATCACCTCCACGCTCCTGGAACTCGTATCAAGGAAATGA